Genomic DNA from Hypomesus transpacificus isolate Combined female chromosome 19, fHypTra1, whole genome shotgun sequence:
GACGCGTTTGCACTGAAGTCGTGACCAAGTGTCCGCCTCATTTTCATTCTTGCCTGTCAATCGACTTCACAAGGGGctttagaaagaaaaaaggtgtgagtatgtgtgtgtgtatgtgtgtgtgtgtgtgtgtgagagagagagagacagtgcgaGCGAGCgagtgtgtgaagagagagagagagagaaagcgcacTGATTTATTCCGTTGCAGTTTGCAGTTATATATGACGTTAGGTAGATCTTCAAATTTGCCTTCTGGTTTGGTGTACATGCAAACGCGCTTGGGAAGAAAGATTAACTCGTGTAGGCTGCATCTTCATGGTATCGAACGTCTCAGAAAGTGtgctctttctcttcctctccctgggTTTATAAAGCGGACAACTCTGAATGCCCAGGCTTCGAAATAATGGTGGTTGTAAATTATCCCATTGTATTTCACACTTGACTGCTCCAGACTTGTTTAGTCTTTGTCGGTGATCAAAGTGCCATCCTTTTGAAATCCGTCTGTTGTGTAAAACTCGTTTGTGAAACTCCAAGCGCACGCTAGGCGCACCAGAATGTATCGAAGTACATAGGTCATATAAATCAAAGATCCTGCCATCCAAGCCTACTAAACTTTTATATAAGGCCTACTTATCTGCCACTTTCACCGTTGATCAAATCATACCCCTTGAGTGTAATAAGCGACTTTGAAAGGCAGCTCGTCAAGTGGGCTTTTATTTATCAGATGTCCATGCTTGTCCGTCACATAACGCCGAGCGAGAACTGAAACTTAAATATATTGGGCTTGTACCACTAACTTAGCAACTCACTCTCTTTGACGCCAGCATCAAGACTTTCTCAAAACCAGGATCTCTTCCTTAAGTCGCGTAGTTGATTTATCAATCAACTACGCGCACCATCTGGCGGTACAAATGTGCAATCACACAAGATATCCTTTATTAATTTATTGAGACAGTATACAAAATAACGTCATAGAAAATCAAACTGAAATTGAAGTGCACAACATGTAAATGACTTGACGGCCCTAAAGGTTAATTTAATAGCATGAGTTCTACAAACTGcgttgaaataaataaatataaattacATGACAGATTGCAATTCATAATGAAAAAGGACAATTCTTATAAGGCACACCTGATATCCTACATGTACCTTGCACAAAATAATTGGCATTTCCATATGTACAAAAAACGGTTTAATTTCCATCTTGATAAAGGGAAGCAGCATTTCTTTGACATTATTTGATAATATAATATTTTCAACAACCCTGTCACAAAGTAAATGCTCTGCAAACAACCAAAGTTTTACAGCATTGATAAAAAAATGGTCACCACAGTGATATTGTTTAGGTTTGGTCCAGATAACGCACAACAGTGTAACATGTGTGACACTAATATTCATAAAAAGAAACCATACACTTTACAGCAAATTGATGTAATCAAGAATTATCTACAGGGCGTTTACTAATGCTAAATGCAAAAAGCTGAAAAGCCAATTTGGTTAAATCAGGACCTGACAAACAGGGCAGATGACAAAACAATGCCCCTAAAGCTAGGCcacttcacacattcaaaatgcCTGCATAGTCTCAGCTTTGACTCATTTCTGACAAAactaatatataaaaaaataatcaCAAATACATGTTGAATAACAGAATAACAGAGGCAATGATTCTGACAATagatgaaaaacattgtgttAATATTGCTCTTGAATTCAACTTTCATTCAAATACCTAGACTAAACAAAGACCTGCTGCCTTTGTTATCGAGATGGTTGGAATATCATAGTCAACATTTCTGAATATGTACATGCAAGTAGTGGTTTAAAAAGGTTTGTTAATCTTGCAATTTAAATGTCCCGATTGGATAAacactcatgtgtgtgtgtgtgtgtgtgtgtatatacaaaaCCATTGTAAACATATTGCTATACAATGTGCATTTTCATTTCATGGAAGACtatacaaaacacaaaataaatagtTAGTTGTTATTAGTCCAGTACAGAGATGAGTTCTGCATGCATGGTCCAACTCTTTTGTGATTTCCTTGCATTAAAAGCTGGAAAGCATTAATCCAGAGCGTTTTCATTACAGTACTACTCAGTGCTTGCAAAACTGTTCATGTGTGGAGACTGGAGAGTGAGACTATGcatgcacatatacacaaactTAAAAGCCCACGTAAAGGGCAATTGATCAGGTTAAATGCACTGGCAACCCTTATCACTCAGCCTGTAACACATTCAGATGTTACAAATATATTGTGTGCATCAGCAAAAAAGTACCACACAAACATTGCAGAAATCTGGTCACTATGCGATCAGGCTGGTTTTTAGAATTATAGCTGGTAGACTTGCATATCGGCACAtgaacatttacacttacacagACAGCTGtaacataataaaaaaaatataagtcTTGATATGCTAGCATAAGGAACTTAGTATATACAAATGCTGGTAAAGGTGACAAAATAAGTTTTAAACGTTGCAAATTCATAAGACCTGGATAGTTTGCCTTTCAAGGCCAAATAGAATTCTGCTTTCTCATCCTATAAATAGTACACTAATGCCCATataaaaaacaatatttttgttcattttttttgttttcttaaaaaaaagatAAGAAAATTAATCCTAtacaaaataagaaaatacccatatcaaaaaggaagaaaaaaagaaaaatcctTTAGCTGTCTAAATACACAGTGTGCTAATGAGGGAACGGGTTTGGGAGAGAAGTCTGCCACTGGAGACAAAACCAGGTGGGTGCCATTGACACCCCTAGGGGGCGCTAAAAACTATTACCAGGCCTCTTTCATCTCCTCTGGGAGCGGAGAAGGGAGGGTGCTGGGAAGATGGCTGTCGATTTGTGTGGGCACCAGAGTCTCCTGTTTCTTGGAGCTGCAGCAGGGCTTGAAGAGACGGGGGTCGATGATCACCTCGCCGAACCGGCCCTTGTAGACAATACCGCAACACACCTTCTGTCTGCAAGGAACAAAAACCAGAATTTCTGTCACATGCATACTGATCAGCTGTGGTTTGTTCAACatttcccctcctgtctcccacaTTACACAATGCTGATGGGAACCTGACACATACCTTTTCCAGTAAGAGCGGTCCAGGAAGGAGAAGGCAGAGGGAGCAGAGCGTCTCTGTTTTGATTCAATATCTGAGCAGTCATCAGACTGGTTACTGTAGCTGGGTGACTGGGATGGAGAcaggctggaggtggtgctgtgaGCATCAGAGTCTAAACACAAAGAGGTTTTATTGTTATGCTTCCAGAAATATTCTACAGTCAACATAAATGTAAACAATATCATAATGTGTAGCTAAATGAAATTAAGTGAGGATTTAATAGTCTTTTAGTTTAGATGTTTCGAAATAACATAATAAAATGACTAACTTTGACGCTTGAACTTGTGAAGCTTCTTCAGTTTGCTTTTTCTCTTCCCATCACTGTTCTTCATCTTCTTAGGTTTGGTCAGCTTGAAACCAGGCCCAGCCCTTGCATCCACAACATGGTTCCAGTTCTTTTTAGAACCATTTGGCAGTTTTTTCCATCTCTTCACCAGCAAGACACATGCATTGCAGATATCCCCCACACGGTCCTCTGACAACCTACATTAACAACAGTTCATGAATCTATTAGAACACCAAACAAATGTCACATGGCTCAACGTGCACATGTTCCGAATTCATGTTGAagcctttttcctctctccattTTCACTGCACTGGAGGAAACAGGTGTAAGGCTTCTGCTGAAAAACATCCCAGCACGGTAAACATTGTGATGGACAGTACAAATTAGATGAGACATTCGGCACACCAATGAAAACCCTACGCCAAAAACTCACCCAAAACATAGTCTGAAAGTTTCTTCATATCGACTGCTGTCTGTGAAACGAGAACTGGACGACTTGGTCTTGCAGATGCAACATCCATCATGACTGCGGTAGATCTTCGACTTGTGGAAACCAAACATGTTCGCATGTAGTTATCAAGTGTTAAACCTGTAGATAATGTGACGAGTAATGACAACGATTAGAAATATTGTCGTTAATTACGCAGTACATTGATACAATACACTTGCAACCTGCGTATCGAATGTTTTCGACGGGTGGAAAGGGGGCGGTCACCTCCTGCGCTCAAAACATTTCTACTAAAGGGCAGTAACATTTGAATGCGAATACGAAAGTGAATGCATTCAAGTACACATTTGTAGTTCAAATTGTCACCAGAgttatttaaaaatataaaacGTACAAAGTACTTGTAatagttaatgtaatgttgtgaTTTTAACCAGTTTTTAGTTTCCTAGACCTGTGTTACTAGACCGTCTACTGTAGTACCCTAGCCTACCCGAGAATGCACATTTTGAATGCAGCTCGCCGAATAGCGCGAAAGAAAACTGAAGCAGAACTAGCAAGGCTTATTTCACACTTTAATAAAACAGCCAGCACCATTCACACCCAGGGTTTATTTAGTGGTTGCAGATCAACAGAACCCTATGTTTTCAAACTTAAGATAGGTAGCGTAGCGTCTCATCTGGCAACCCATGACGCCATCGTCAGAAGCTAGTACTAGCGGCAGCTATCTTGAACTTGGTCCGTTGATTACCAAGGATGATAAAACAACGCGTCGAGTTGCCATTAGTTTATCAAACCGATTGTAAAACTGTTAATACATTGCGTCGAGCATTTATTTCAGGTTTAAATTGAAATGCTAGAATCGAAGTTGGGTTTCTTCTGACGCCAGTGCGGGAATCCGAAACAAAAAGCGGGGAAGTGGCTAGCGCAATCTGAAGTGAAGAAACAAAAAGCTACCGGAGCTACTCATAAAATGTAAGGCATGAGTCATTTTCTACATTTGAATAATTGTAAGTGGCACTATAATTAAATTAACAGGGGGAATATTTATAACAAGATACATTACTCCCCGCATTTAAATTCAAACTTTCGCCCACTAAGAGCGCCAAATAGCAATATGCCTTTttgttgttagctagctagcatgagTGCTAGCTACCACGCCACGCTCCACACGTCCACGCTCTCCCATTGTTGAATGCATAGGACGTCTGACTTGAACACAGCAACATAGTGCGCCAGATCACATTTGAAATGAGACATGCTTAAATTTCAACATCATAGCCATTTTACTGTTAGAATTAACTACATGTAAACCTGCAAGGAATTACAAAAGGACTTACCGAACAAAAACTTTGAATCTTCGCCGTATTCTTTTTACACACTGCGCATGCCTTACTACTACTGCATAGTGCATACAGCTGGGATCATTAGCATAAAAAACATGGAAAGGAGACGTTTAATCGTTGAAACGCCATATAAGGAGTGTAGCGTTCTCGTTTAAACGAAGATTCAACCAATGGACGCTCTCTGTGCATGGTATTTAATAATGCTGCATGCTGGGAGGTGTAGTGCAGACTGTGGCACTTGACTATTGTACACACCTCATTCCATGACTCGACATCCCAGAAACCTTTTAGTCAATGAGAATCAGAAAAAAAAGCTTTAAAATGGCGCGAATgagtttgtttacattttgaaCCCGCTGCTGTTACTACAGTGTCTCATCTGTACTAAATGTTGTTTGGGAACTTGTAATAAAGTATTAGTGACTCACATTAAgtatttatttcagttttgAGATGCATGATTGTGTATGTAAGTCTTGGTTCTTCCTACCCGTTAGTAGATTGTAACTCGAAAATAAATAGCACTAACTGCAAAAGTAATACACAGATTAAATTCATTTCTGTAATTTTATTCTTTAAATTTTTTTACACTGTACACAGTTGCTCACTTAGTAAACACTACATTACATGGCTATGTCAATAAATGTACAATTACAGtattgaaaaacaaaaatatatatctccCGAAAATGCTCATGTGGATCTTACATGAACCAGTACAACACAATCAATCCAGACATTGTTGGCACACAGGAAAGACATCCTTCACATCTAAGGACACACTGCACTGTTTGCATTGATCATATGCTGCACAGTCATATATATGGAGAAGGTTGTATAATTAGAATCTATTTTTCCAGCTTctccttttttgtgtgtgaagtgGATTGATATTGCATAGCAGAAATACCAACAGTTCAGAGGGTAGGGGGGTTTGCTTCTCAATAATGAATGTGGCTTCATTTAGCAGCCAAACGTACCGCCCTTTGGCCCCGCTGACCTCAGCTGCAATGATCAAAACATTCCCAGTCCACATTCTGTGTTGCCAAAGAATCGAATCCAATATCTGTTCTAAGAAAAAGTCTTTAACGGGGGTGTCATAATTTCAACTTCTGATGGACTGATGAAATGCAACCTACTGTACTGTAAAGTGAAGATGTTAACCTGCTGGAAATACACAGCGCAAGACCAAGCTGAACAAGAAGTGGGGAATGAGTTATTTGGAGTCGACAAAGTTCCACTAGTTTAGAGTTATTTACATCAAGGCTATGAGTCACTTTTCACCAAACAATGGCAAGGATAACTGCTTGAGAGTCACATGTGAAACAATAACAAAGGCCTTTTGCTCCTCAAATTCAAAACAATTGTGCATCACAAGCATATCAGTTACATCGTCGTCTTGGGAGGACCACCCCAGGCCTTGTTAACCCATAGAAAAGATTTGCATACTACTGTACATCCAAGGATCGACCTAACATTGAACACTGTTGTGTCGATGTAGGTGAATCAGTTGTTCACACAGCAGAACAAATCTCTCGTCATTTTATATATACTTATAAAGCATACTTCTACTCATTTGCTTCAAGCTCTGCATTATGACATTGGAATTATATTGACAACAGAGCAAGCAACTTGACAGACATATCAAAATAATACTGTTCTTCGTCGAAAATATATTAACAGTTTTTGTTCCTTTTTTTCCATCTTAAATATAGCCATTGTCTGCAGTTCacaaaaacaatgaaaatatttaGCTTTCAATATAACAGCTTAGCACAGGCGGTTATTATCTTCAACAATGTGGAAATCATGGATCATAATAGAAAACATACTTTTAACATCTAACAGCAACATTGTTGAGGATaaaaaataacacattttgAAAGGCTCATTGCACTTCATATATGATAAATGTAACAGTAGCTTTAATATAAGCCAGAAATCTCCTTTGTTCAAGTCTCTTTACACATAAAAAAAGGTTAAATAAACTCTTAGTGGTCCCCAACAGTGTCCTGGGTCAGGTCCAGATGGCGAGAGGCCTAGACACCGACGCCTTTGACAAGCGAAGCCTCCAAGGTGATGTTGAAATCCTGTAAAGTCTGCAGCACTCTGATCAGAGAATTCACCAATGAGTGGTCTTTAATCAGAGCAGTGTCTTCATACATCTGGGCTGTGATTGGACAGTCGGCGAGCAGCGCGATCCAGTGGTGCAGTAAATGGTCCCtaagaagagacagaaagatgcaGTTAGTCACACGGCCGAGGTGGGCCTTTCTGGGTGAGTCACGCCTATTGAAGATCGAGGACTGGAAGGGCTCATGCTTTGTCGTGAGGATCTCTTGTGTTTCGAGGGGCATGTCCTGTCTTGTCTGTTGCACATCCTTTCATGATTTAAGGGAGAGGGCATTTCATTGAAGTCACCTGCAGGTGTATTATCAGTATAAATCCTGCTCTTACACAaaggatagagaaagaaagctgGAGAcgcatccacccacacacacacacccacggtaTGTGAGAGAATaacaggaggtggagggaggggcagtTATTAGGACAGGAAGGGATAACCCACTCAGTTTCCACTTTCATAAACGGAAGaaacaagaagaaaaagaaatacCTAAAAGTAGATAAGAGTATATTTCTCTTGAATTCGTTTTGGGTCTATCAACCTTTTTATATGAAGGTAACTCTTTCCTAGCTTGTGGATAGCATATATACCTATATGTCTGATATGAGcagagcacaaccattgttgaTCCACCGGGAATGCAAAGCACAGCTCACCTGGCACCCAGGCAGACAAGCATCTGGAACTTTCCATCTTTGCCTATGTTTCTGGACGTACTGTTGATGGCACGCATAAAGCGACAGAAATGACGAACTCGGGTCTGCCAGTTCTCATCTGGAGTCACCTCCCGCTGCTCTGCACTCTCAAAGTACCCTTGGGATTTCTCTGTGAAAGAAGAAATCAATTACAGAAATATACAAATGAGTGCTTCGACCGGGAATGTTAGGATGTAGGATTATGCATACATAAACATGTATCAGAGAATCTACCTAAGAAGTCCCAAATGAAGACGTTCTTGAAGAGGCGTGGTGACTTGAAGCCATGCTGAAACACCTGCTCCAAAGCCCAGACCAGGCCGTACTCCCCACATAGCAGGAGAGTCAGACTTCCCCTCTGTACAGTGGGGAAACGTAGACACATAAATAACGTATGAACATACAGTGCCTTCGCAATGCAGGGCAGACCAACGTCTCACAGCGACGACGTGATGAATAATAGAACCACAGGCTGGAGTCTGTCTAGTCTGGGCAATTCTACTGGGTCTGTCTCACCTCCTTCTCTGGCTTGTGGAAGTGCTTCACAATCCCATTGATGGCCTCGCCTACCCCCTCCTGTATTTGACCTGTGTTCAACTCTggatgggaaagaaagagacagacaacaTCGGTCACAAGTCTTTTCTGGAACATTCTAAATCTATCCagaactttttttcttcttcgacAGATACGGCCATATTGGACTGAACAACGTTAGACAGACGACATCCCTTCTGATGTTGTGCAGTGCATGCGTTGGGTTACTCACTTGGTTTGCTGTTTGGTGAGATGGTGACAAACCTCCTGATCATGCCGGGGGACTGCTGCATGGGGGGGGTGCGACACATGCGCTCGTCGTTCTCCGTGCTGGGGGTGATCAGCTCTCCTACTAGGATCCTCTCCAAACTGCCATCGTCCACCCCCTTACCCAGCCACCGGCCACAGGGGAATCTGCCCAAAtaagcatgcacgcacacacacacacacacacataccatacacacacataacatacacacataccatacccaaacacacaccatagccacgcatccacacaaacacagtaatCCATCGCTACAATCTCAATCATCTCACAGGAACTATTTTATCCAGGTGCCTGTTTAATGTATTCATCCACGCCAGTCCTGCGGTGGCTACCAGATGTAGCACTTACTTGTAAGCATGGCCGGTGATCTCATTTCGGACCATGACACACTCCACCAGCCACTTGGCGTACAGCCCTGAGTTATCATGGCCCATCTGAACTGTAGTCAGCTTGCCCAGATTTTGGCACtgtgggaagggagaggaaacgATGTCCGGTCAGTGGGATAATTAGTCACCAATATTGCAAAGGCACCCCGCATATCCTCGAACAGATGCGAGGACCCACCTCGAAGGTGATCTCCAGTGTGTTCTTTGGGACCTGGAGCACCCCAGTCTCAGCCAgctcccccgacacacacacccaggggtTTGCTGTGAACATGGACCCCCCTAGCTTCTTGCTGGGGATCACCAGCACGTGATAGGGGATCACTGTAGGAAAGGTGAAGAACATTCTCAAGGTCACTTCCAGTTGACTCTAAAGCTATAGGCTGGGTCTGACCGTGAGATATTCAAGTCAGTAATAGTTCAACAGTTGAATAAGTCATAAGCAGCCTGTGTTCTGCGAAGAAAAAGTGGTTTGGAGAGAGTTGGAACAGTTGACGGTTATATGACACGAATCAGTTCTATGTTAAGACATGGCTGCCACTCACTGATGGTGGTGAAGACATTCGTGAAGCAGAAGTAGTCCACAGCATTGAAGGACAGGAGGTGGTAGAGGAACTGCTCCTTCTCATCATCGCAGCGCAGAAAAGCATAACGCTTGTAGAGTTTCCTGCAAACGAAACAAATCGAATCAACCAAACAAACGATCACATGGATGACTTCCTGTCATACGTGTCATCCGCAAGCATATGTGTCAGTTCAGGCAGAAAAAGGTGCTGATGAATCGGTGGTATTGTTAGTAAACAAAAGcagaacagagatggagaggtcaTCACAGAAATGAGGAACACCCTCAGCATGACCCAGTTTCCCAAGCAAACCTCATCAATAATGAAGACATCTGTAAATGTTTCATTGTGAATTGTACCGGGAGGTTTTGATATTTCAAAAGGGACTCATATATTATTCATGCTTAGTTGTCAGACACGAGGTTCATTTAATCCATGATATGTAACAATCCAGGGTAACATTTGGTCAGCTTTGAATGGAGTCTAATTTCTCATCTTTGGATGGAGTCTAATGGCTTAGTTATGAATGCAACCTTCAATTGGAAATATGAGAGAAAAAGGCTGCTTGCCAACGGAAATGTCAAGGCAGCGGATGCTAACAGCAGCAGCGTTTGTTTAGCGTGTACGTGGGCGTTGCCTTGGTGGTTGCCCCGGTAGCGCTCACTTGGTCAGCTCGTGGTCGGACAGCAGCTGCTTGAGGTGCCTGGAGAGCAGCTTCTTCTCCATGGAGAGACGCACCCACGCCCTGGCCTTGCCCACGTCCGTCTTGATCTCCCCGATGTTCTGGATGTGCCTGCGCAGGTGACAGCAAAGCCACCGTCAGACGACCGGAGCAACGCACGCAGGCAGCTCAGCCTGGATTccagagcaggatggaggactggggggaggggtgaggggaggggtgaggggagggggggggtacccTATCCTACCCAGACTCCCTGGTGTCTGGGCCAGTCTCCTGTCATAGCCCGCGGCCACGGTCGTGCCTCCCGTATCCAGACGCATTCCCTTCCACTCCACCTCTGCCAGGGAGCACTCGCTAAGTGCTCCCCAACCTgtcacccccatcccccctcacagccccctccctcacGCACATTAACCCACTTTCCCTCCACACATTCTCCCCATGGCAACAGTGCAAAATATcaacacaggacacagcagatGGGTCATGTATGTGTCTACTGTACAACCTGCACTTAACACACCTATCGGCAGGCTAGCATTATATAGCCTAGCATGATATAGTATGGAAATGAAACCAATGTATATCCGTCCAGACTGTTAATAATGTACATTTTGTGGCAGCAACGTCTCTGCTCCTGCAGCGTGTCAGTGTGATTGTGCAGGAAAAAGGAGCctggtgttgttgtgtgtggagCGAGACGTGTGCGTGAGCAGACATTCCAGTCCAGGGTACTCTGCCTCCTCGtgatccccctcctccccctccctgccccccgggGGGCCAGacggcgggagggggggggtctggtaATCAGGCTGGAAGTAACGTGCCGTTGCACAGCTCCAGACCTTGCCTCCCTCACAGCGCCCCGGGAACGACCTTTGAAACCGGCCCGCGCCATTGGCTGTTGGAGGTGCAGCACACAGACGCGACGGAGCTGTCTGCTCTGTACACACGCGAGCAAGAGCACAGACTCAGACAAACACGCTCAGGTCGGTGTTTAGCCTTAAAGTCAATAGGACTATTACTGTGAATGTATGTACAGTTCCTACTTATAAATGACAAAATCCACTCAGTGGTCAAGTTTCTGTCCTTTTCCCCCTCAAACATAGTGATAAAACGATAACTGTTTGGCAAGTTTCCAGCATTCCACCACAAGATGTCAGTAAAACCGTGACAGCGACTTCTCGAAACCCATCACCCCCCCATACTGCTTTAGTGAAGCTCTTTAGAATCAGCCGCTGTCACTTGCTTGGTGAGGAGCGGGGAGGAGCCTCACCTCATATCCTGGATCAGGGAGACTTTGAGGGGCGGCATGGCCGAGCCGGCGTCCGATTTACGTCTCTCTGTGTTGTGGATGAGACctgtggagagagcaggggtcCAACTTGACTGATCCTTGTGGGGGAAACTGCACTGTGACAGTTAGCAGCTACCGACGACTAAATAGACCAAATGTGAAGAGATGGggccagaggaggggagagcgaggggTCTAGTCAAACGTGTGGGACCTGTGAGGATGGACGGAGGTGCGGGCTCACCTGGGGGACCCAGACACCCAGGCGTGacttccttcttctccttgctCTCCTGGTAGTGGAGCAGGTGGGACCACAGGGCTGATTTACCCTGAGCGCAGAGACAAACAGGCATGGATGTGCGTGTTCGGATCGTGACGTGCGAGTGTGTgcggactttgtgtgtgtgtgtggtgcgtgtgcgTACCGACCTGTTTGACCTGCAGCCCGTGGCTCCAGATCCTCTCCAGCAGGTCACAGAGGCTGGCGATGAGGGTGTTCTCCTCCACGCCTGTGATGCTCACCTCGCCGTGGCCCAGCTCCACCGCCTCCCGGCCCATCTTCTCCACCAGCATCCGCttggtctgcacacacacacacacacgttcagatATCGGGTTCGACGTGGACTATATCCATCTTCTGGAGCTTTGAATTCCTCTTCCCCCACGCCATTCCGTCTGCGGCGGGCTGCTCCGTCTGCAGTACCTTGTTGCGGCACTCCTTCAGCAGGCCTTCCACAAACTTCCAGTTGGTCTGGGCGATGACCGAGGGGGAGAGGTTGGACAGCTTGGGCTGCCTGATGGTGGTGCCCAGGTTCCTGGCCTCCTGGATGTACTTCTGGTAGCACACAAGGCAGAGAGGGTCAGGGGAGATGGACAGCTAAGGACAGGAGAGGATACACCttgacgggggaggggggccgtCGGGGCGGCTCAgtagtcatcacacacacacacaggaagatggCAGTGGGACACCAACCATCCTAAGCTTTCAGACTAAAGTGTCTGTCTAAAGGGTAGCTGCTACAATctaaagggaggagaggtgctggGTGTTGGTTGTATTTTTCAGACCTATCTGTTTGGCACTGTTAAATAGCCAGGCCGTACACTGGAGGATCATGGAGGTCATCATTGGGAATATGACTCACTCT
This window encodes:
- the sinhcafl gene encoding SIN3-HDAC complex associated factor, like, whose product is MFGFHKSKIYRSHDGCCICKTKSSSSRFTDSSRYEETFRLCFGLSEDRVGDICNACVLLVKRWKKLPNGSKKNWNHVVDARAGPGFKLTKPKKMKNSDGKRKSKLKKLHKFKRQNSDAHSTTSSLSPSQSPSYSNQSDDCSDIESKQRRSAPSAFSFLDRSYWKRQKVCCGIVYKGRFGEVIIDPRLFKPCCSSKKQETLVPTQIDSHLPSTLPSPLPEEMKEAW